In Methanococcoides sp. LMO-2, the genomic stretch TCTGCCGGATGTATATAACAGGCTTCATGCTACCACGAAGATAGGCACTCTCGGAGTAGTTAGTGTAATGCTTAGCATCCTTGTAAAGGTAGGATTCAGCCCAATGGGAGTAAAGGCCATTACAGTAGGCATCTTCCTTTTCCTGACAGCACCTATTGCAGCTCACATGATCGGAAGAGCAGCTCACAGGCACGGTGTTGGCCTCTGCCAGGGATCGGTCATCGATGAGTACGGCAAGGACTGCGAAAAAGAATCTTGCCCAATAGGTAACTTAAAATCAAAGTCTGAATAAAGTATCCAGCAGGATGAACATGAAAAGAA encodes the following:
- the mnhG gene encoding monovalent cation/H(+) antiporter subunit G → MASTILLLIGAFFVFLGMLGLLRLPDVYNRLHATTKIGTLGVVSVMLSILVKVGFSPMGVKAITVGIFLFLTAPIAAHMIGRAAHRHGVGLCQGSVIDEYGKDCEKESCPIGNLKSKSE